GCGCGGACCGGAGACGGCACGATCATGGGGTTGATCCATAACGATCTTCCCATTGAAGGTGTGCAGTTCCATCCCGAATCCATCGCCTCGGAACACGGCCACGCGATGATCCGCAATTTCCTGCAACGCTGCAAAACGACTGAGGCCGCATGACGACAGATATCAGACCTCTGATCGGCCTCGCCGCCGAGCGTCCCCTGACCCAAGGAGAGGCCGACGCAGCTTTCGCCGCGCTTTTCGAGGGGGCCGCAACCCCGGCCCAGATCGGCGGGCTTCTGATGGCGATGCGGGTCCGGGGCGAGACGGTCGATGAAATGGCCGCCGCAACCGGCGCGATGCGGGCAAGGATGCATCGGCTGAATGCCCCCGATGATGCGATGGATATTGTCGGCACGGGCGGAGACGGGCGGAAAACACTGAATATCTCGACCGCCGCGGCGCTTGTCGTTGCGGGTGCAGGTGTGCCGGTCGCCAAGCATGGCAACAAGGCGCTGTCCTCGAAATCCGGCTCTGCGGATGTGCTGTCAGAGCTGGGGGTCGACAGCATGGCAGCGCCCGAAAAATCGCAGTCGGCGCTGGATCAGGCCGGGCTATGCTTCATGATGGCGACGGTTCATCATCCGGCCATGCGTCATGTCGGACCGACCCGGGCCGAGCTTGGGACGCGGACCATCTTCAACCTGCTGGGACCGATGACCAATCCCGCCGGAGTCAAACGACAGCTTACCGGCACATTCGACGCGAAATGGTGCCGTCCGATGGCAGCCACATTGCGCGAGATGGGGTCCGAGCATGTCTGGCTCATTCACGGCAGCGACGGCACGGATGAGCTGGCAATTTCCGGCGGAAGCTTCGTTGTCGAGATGAAAGACGGCGATATCCGCGAATTCACCGTCACGCCCGAGAATGCGGGCCTGCAGCGCCATGATTTCGCAGAGATCGTCGGCGGAGACGCCGCGCATAATGCCCGCGCCGTGCGGGAATTGCTAGACGGTGCGCATAACGGCTATCGCGATGCGGTGCTGCTGAATGCGGGTGCTGCGCTTCTGGTCGCCGGTCGGGTTTCGAATCTCAGGGACGGCGCGGTTCTGGCCGCCGAA
This sequence is a window from Paracoccus aerodenitrificans. Protein-coding genes within it:
- the trpD gene encoding anthranilate phosphoribosyltransferase encodes the protein MTTDIRPLIGLAAERPLTQGEADAAFAALFEGAATPAQIGGLLMAMRVRGETVDEMAAATGAMRARMHRLNAPDDAMDIVGTGGDGRKTLNISTAAALVVAGAGVPVAKHGNKALSSKSGSADVLSELGVDSMAAPEKSQSALDQAGLCFMMATVHHPAMRHVGPTRAELGTRTIFNLLGPMTNPAGVKRQLTGTFDAKWCRPMAATLREMGSEHVWLIHGSDGTDELAISGGSFVVEMKDGDIREFTVTPENAGLQRHDFAEIVGGDAAHNARAVRELLDGAHNGYRDAVLLNAGAALLVAGRVSNLRDGAVLAAESIDSGAAKARLAALAAIVPA